From Impatiens glandulifera chromosome 7, dImpGla2.1, whole genome shotgun sequence:
gaaaataaactttaaaattctacAATTTAACATTAATCGCAGTTACATGTCATCTTAAAAAAATCTAACGTGATTATCCAAACTTTTAAAAtccaattataattttaaattttaatgggTAATAATGTttcttatatattcaattaaatttaaaatatatttttatacatgctTGGTTTGAATTGctccttatatatttatttatttgaagttgttctttaaatattttttttgtttgaaattgttcattatatatttatttttatttgaaattattttttgtacatttatttttatttgaaattattcattttacatttatttttatttaaatttacgctataaatatctttaactatttataatgttataaaatcgTTAATTTGTATTGAAAATATACACAAATTCTTCTTAGACGtgatatatcaatttttaagttatattatgGACAGAACATTTACCTTCATCTTGAGACAACTTCTTCAATTTAATTCTTAAACAACGATAAATCTGTTAGGTTCTATTTTACAGACAAAAAATCTTATAGACTATGACTCCGAGGAGATTGTTACTcatttatatgtaaatattgTGTATTTGTATTGTGCTTTCAAAATTATctctcaataataaaataatatatattaatattaaaaatatttaatatttttataattaaaatataaataatatgatatatattacaaaatataaaatataacagtGTAATACAAAACTCTAACTGAGTTGAATGGACTGTTATACCTGATTTACACTCAAATAGTGATTATCCCCTAACGAGAATATAAGAGActttattagtcaaaataataaacTGCAAATCTAAAAAATACAACATAATTAGgcgataattttaaattagttataaaagaaaaattatgttaCAAATCAGGGTTTGATTTTGACCTAAGAAAAAaaagacatcatttttattttgtcaccGGCACCTCTAACTGATATATGGACCGGGTGGAAAACCTAAGGGAGACACACGTGGCTGAAAGTCGAAGCATCTCGTCACTTAGCACGTGTCCACAGCACTCCCAGATTGCCGCCGGCGCAAGGAGAAGTCTCATCTTCTTCGTCATAGTTTCTTGTCCGTGGAAGGAATAGACTCAAAATTCTGATTTCGATGCACCGATTCAGATTTTCCGTTCAATTGTCATGCAGATACATACGGCGCTTCACTAGCCAAAGTACCCACCTCGAGAATGTAGGTACAATGGCATCCCTCCTCAAATCTCGCACTGTTCTTCGCTTCAGAGGCCCCGACAACGTCAAATTCCTTCAGGGCCTGTTAACCAACGACCTACGGAAATTCGAGGAACCCGTCGTCGGTGAGAAAAGATTACCTATCCCGACGCCTAATATGCCCACATCCACGATTCCCCCTGTCTATGCTGCAATGTTGACACCGCAGGGTAGGTTTCTATACGATTTCTTCATATATAAGCCATCTCAACCTCATGAGAAGCTTGACAAAACTGGATCCGGACCCGGGACAGACACGCGTGAATTGGAGCTATACGCGGATGTAGATACCGCCGTGCTGGATGAGCTCTTGACATCCTTGAAAAAGTATGTTCTCACTTTCTCATCAGTTAATCGAAACATAATGCAATCTGAGAAGTTGAATTGTCTCCTGTTCTTGTCTACAAACTGAAAATTAGTATAGTTCTTGTATGTTTCTCAGTTTGCTTGAGctgatagcatgttcaactgTTGATTTGAGATGCTTACTGAACTGAAAAGTGGCAgcttttagtttaattttaaatttctgAAATGGGAAATGCAGGTATCGTTTAAGGTCCAAGGTTGACATAGAGAATGTGGGTGAAGAGTACTCATGCTGGCAACGGTATGGTGAAAACCATCTAGGATcttctgaagaagaagaagaagaaccagAGGCTGCTTCTGTTGGTTCGGGAGGGGGAGTTGATCAGATTGGTGTGGCAGCTTCCCATGGAGATGATCTTGGATGGCAGTGGCATAAAGATCCTAGACTGGACTGTTTGGGATTCAGAGGAATCTTCCCATCGAATACTACCCGTGAGGTTCCTTGTACTATTTTACTTGTATGTGTCTCTCTAATGTCGAATCGTCTGGATCTTATATCGTATGTTGCATTTACAGCACCACTGGTTGAGGCAAATAAGGAAACTGATGAAGGAAATTATCGTCTCTGGAGGGTAGAAAGGGGAGTAGCTGAAGGCTCGACTGACATCCCAAAAGGtacaaatatatacacatttagtATCATTCACCAAGTTTCTTTATCCTAAACTGTGTTAATACCTGGTTTTCcaattgaaaatgaatatttaggtGAGGCAATACCACTAGAGTACAACCTTGCAGGTTTAAATGCAATAAGTTTTGATAAAGGGTGCTATATTGGCCAAGAACTCATTGCTCGCACCCATCACCGTGGAGTGATTCGAAAGCGGTTGCTCCCTTTGAAGTTTGTCGATAATGAAGGGAAAGGTACAATCTTTATCAAACAGGACTGGccaatattttctttttgcGAGATCATCAGTTTCCGGATCTAGGCCTAGCCATTTAAAATGTTTGGTTTGTTAATCTCTTATTTTTCAGAAGTTGGAGAGAAGATAGCTCCTGGTGCAGAAGTCATTGATACATCAACATCGACTGGAAGGAAAACTGGGAATGTAACAACTTCCATTGGATGTCGTGGTCTGGGCATTTTGCGTTTAGATGAAGCACTCAAAGGGTCAAACTCTCTTGCCATACAAGGACTGGAAAACATAAAAGTTCAGGCCATTATACCCGAATGGTGGCCTTCTGAATGGTATTCAGAATATCAAACACAAGCAGCAGTTTCTTGAGCGTTTTTGTAGACAGCATACCActgtttctttttatttatttcttaagttAAAAGTCGAATAATTGTAATTTTACAAAATCACAGCTTCAATCATCTATGTCACTTAAACTTAGTACAATGTATGGAATTTACTTAGAATAAAGCTCTTGAATAACAGTATGGATACTTGGTCTTTGATCAGGAACCTCATGTGTGCAGAAAAGAGCAATTTCTGTTAGTTTAGCAGCTTCGGAATTCAAAAGGCTGGTTTTGAGATTCGGGTCAACAAAGTCTTCCAATCTACTTGATTCGGCTGCAACCCGCATCATATTTGTAAGTTTACGTTTCCCCGAAAGAATCTGAAGGATGATTACCCCAAAAGCATAAACGTCGCTCTTCTCTGTAAAACGACCTGTAGTTACATATTCAGGGGCCATATATCCAAGAGCCGCGCTAGCCTTAAGAGCTGAAAAGATAACATCATCGGCTAGGAGTTTCAAAAGACCAGAATCCATTATCAACGGATTAAAGCTCCCATCAAGGAGAATTTTTTCCACTGAAATGTTTTGATGGACTATAGCTGATTTATGCAAATACCCAATGCCTGAAATTCAGTTGAAGAAAAGACAGATAAGAGAATTGAAGAAAAGACATGTGAATATGATTAAAGCAATACAAGTACTGACCCTTGGCAATTCCATTGATGATATGAACCCTAGTTGGCCAATCAAGAATAAATCTGCTTCCATCGAGATAATTTGAGAGATTTCCATTGGCGGCAAAATCGTAGATAAGGAAACACTGAACCCTACCCTTTGAATAGCAAAAGCCTCTCAGCCTAACAAGATTGTCATTTCTTAAAGATGTTAACAAGCTTAAACCTTTCATCAACTCGGCCTCCTCTGACTTACAGCAGTTACCGCTAATACTCTTGATCGCCACATTTGATCCATTTTTCAACGTTCCTTTGTAAACAGTCGAGAAACTCGACTTTCCCAACAAATTTAAGTCTGAGAAATACTGGGTTGCTGATTCAACATCTTCTAAATTGAACTTAAACCCATTCAGGACCTCTTCTTCGGCTGGCGGCTGAGTTCTCGAGAATTCTCGAGATCCATTGGAAATGTTTTCAATCTTCTGTTTCTTCCTTTGGAATTTAAGGAAAACCAGGAAGCCGGCTACTACCAAGGAGACAGTTACAAAACTGACGCAGGATATGACAATAATTTGCGAAATCTTAAGAGAGTGTCTACAATGTGTTTGGTTGTTGCAGTCAACATGGAAACTTGGATCATCGACATTCCCTGCAATAGGATCTTCTGGTTTGTGATCCAATGAAGTGCAAACTCTCAATCCTATGCCACAGAGTCTTGGATTGTTCTCAACGTGAAGTCCTCCTCCATTTACGAGTCTCTTCAAAGCTTTGAAAGAGTTAAAACCATCACAGAAGTCAAAATCGCGTTTATGTTCAGCTTGTTTAGTTATATGACAAAAGAAACCTACTTACCAAGAGGGACAGCGCCAGAAAGAGTGTTGTTTTCGACATTCAATAATTTCAAAGGTAAAATATTAGCCAATGTTGCTGGAATTGGACCGGAGAAATTGTTAAAGCTTAGATCCAACCTTTCAAGCAATACCAACTTCCCTAGACTTGAAGGAATTGATCCGTTCAATCTATTATGTTGCAAAGCAAGAACATTTAGCTTCTTGATTGATCCAATGTTTGTGGGTATGATTCCAGTCAAGTGATTACAACATAGCTGAAAAACTGGTAACAAAATAACTAGTTAATAATCATGTCATTCGATAAAGATAGGGAATAAAGAGATTAACCTTGAAGACTAGCCATGTTACCAATCTCGGTCGGTATTGAGCCAGAAAGATTATTTACATTCAAATAAAGATCAACCAATTCAGTAAGATTTGCTATTTCCTTTGGTATTTCTCCAGATAGAGAATTGTAATGCAAGTAAAGACCAGACAAACACTTTAGCTCCGCCACCGCCGGTGAAATCTTCCCGGAGAGACCCTTTCCCTGTAAGGAAATATTGGCTACCTTCCTGTGCTCATTACAAGCCACTCCCTCGAAAGAACCGCTACATGGGTCTCCTTCCATGATCCAGGAAGTTAAGTGTTTGTTCTCTGGATCGAGAGAGGTCTTTATCTCCATTAGAGCTCTCAGCTCCGCATTTCCACAAACAGTTGGAGTCCTGTAAAACGCCAAAGTAAGAAGGACAGCAGTCAGATACTTGAGTAAGCCCATTTCGCCGCTTCTTCGGATCCAAATGCTCGAATGCAACTCTAGCTAAACCCCCTTTTTCTTTCTTAGAATGATTTCAATTCCATGAATTTACAGACGAAATGAAATGTAAATTGCAGAGTGTGTgttgtgtgtgagagagaaggAGCTATTGCAAATCTCAATTCTTAAGCTTTATGTGTAAAAGGAGGACTTTGAATACAAGACCTTTTAGCTGTCTATTTTCAAATCTAATTATTGTGCACAAAAAccaaacaattattatttattaatgccagataaacattattttgactaattaattgttaaatgataatataataaaactaattattaattctctATTAGTCTACTAATAACAAACTGATCTTCTTCATTTATGACATTACTAAGAGCGTGAGTTCTCCTAAAGATACATCAACAAATGTAGCCAACTTTTAGGTCAAATTGATGGAATGAAATTCTAACAATAATATCGCAATGACTAAAAATCAATTTATCTCATCATGTGGTGGATgatttgaaaatagaaaaaattttgaagagaaaaattataaatatgtttgtttcaaaattttaatgttacaCGTGTTTCAATCTGAAAAAAAGGTAAATAcgagatgatattattttatctaattgttatttaaaattcttacattattatttttttttcatttttaatttgtaaacgCATTTTTacactatttttaatataaaatgatattttataaaaagaaaatgtttttttattaaacatttaataatgtAAAAAGGACATGCATATTAATTTCTCAACCCATTAATAATAACACAAGTTTGAGTTGAATTATTAACTATAAAACCCTAATCCCAACACTTCCCATAGCCTTATCTTAGGtaagtaataatttataattagtgaaaataataaaatattaac
This genomic window contains:
- the LOC124944709 gene encoding putative transferase At4g12130, mitochondrial, which encodes MHRFRFSVQLSCRYIRRFTSQSTHLENVGTMASLLKSRTVLRFRGPDNVKFLQGLLTNDLRKFEEPVVGEKRLPIPTPNMPTSTIPPVYAAMLTPQGRFLYDFFIYKPSQPHEKLDKTGSGPGTDTRELELYADVDTAVLDELLTSLKKYRLRSKVDIENVGEEYSCWQRYGENHLGSSEEEEEEPEAASVGSGGGVDQIGVAASHGDDLGWQWHKDPRLDCLGFRGIFPSNTTPPLVEANKETDEGNYRLWRVERGVAEGSTDIPKGEAIPLEYNLAGLNAISFDKGCYIGQELIARTHHRGVIRKRLLPLKFVDNEGKEVGEKIAPGAEVIDTSTSTGRKTGNVTTSIGCRGLGILRLDEALKGSNSLAIQGLENIKVQAIIPEWWPSEWYSEYQTQAAVS
- the LOC124944708 gene encoding LRR receptor-like serine/threonine-protein kinase GSO1: MGLLKYLTAVLLTLAFYRTPTVCGNAELRALMEIKTSLDPENKHLTSWIMEGDPCSGSFEGVACNEHRKVANISLQGKGLSGKISPAVAELKCLSGLYLHYNSLSGEIPKEIANLTELVDLYLNVNNLSGSIPTEIGNMASLQVFQLCCNHLTGIIPTNIGSIKKLNVLALQHNRLNGSIPSSLGKLVLLERLDLSFNNFSGPIPATLANILPLKLLNVENNTLSGAVPLALKRLVNGGGLHVENNPRLCGIGLRVCTSLDHKPEDPIAGNVDDPSFHVDCNNQTHCRHSLKISQIIVISCVSFVTVSLVVAGFLVFLKFQRKKQKIENISNGSREFSRTQPPAEEEVLNGFKFNLEDVESATQYFSDLNLLGKSSFSTVYKGTLKNGSNVAIKSISGNCCKSEEAELMKGLSLLTSLRNDNLVRLRGFCYSKGRVQCFLIYDFAANGNLSNYLDGSRFILDWPTRVHIINGIAKGIGYLHKSAIVHQNISVEKILLDGSFNPLIMDSGLLKLLADDVIFSALKASAALGYMAPEYVTTGRFTEKSDVYAFGVIILQILSGKRKLTNMMRVAAESSRLEDFVDPNLKTSLLNSEAAKLTEIALFCTHEVPDQRPSIHTVIQELYSK